CGGGATCTTCCTTTCCGCAAGAACCTGTACTGTGAGTGGGAAAAAGACAGGATCATCTACAACTGCCCCTTTAAGATTAGCACCCCCCACGACTTTAGATAAAACCTTATCCAAACCGAGTTGTGAAGCTATGTGCCCGTTAAAACCATAAAGAGAGTCAAAATCCTGATCAGCAGAAAACAATGCAGAAGTAAATTCGGTTGCCGGACTATGCGTATAAGAAGAAAGATCTGCAAGCTCAACTCCAATATCTGCAAAAAGAGAGGCCATCTGCCTTGTTCGTCTGTTTCCACCGTGCCCACCGGAGATTGCAGCGAATCGCGTAATATATGGAAGTTCAGGTAACACTATTTCCCCTCTGATTTAAGGCGCATAAAACCCGGTACACCCGCGGCACAACTCAATCTCATCCTTGCGACCTTCCTTAAAGGCCCGGATCATTTCCAACCGGGTGGGGTGAGCGGCAAGTTCTTCGAGACTATTATCCAAAATAGAGCCGAATACCCCACGTTCGTTGAGATCGTTACAACAGACCGTAACTTTTCCTTCAGGCAGAATGACCAGATTCTTCTGGAGTAGAAAACAGACCTCACCCACACGTTTTTCGGCAATCACCTGATATCCGCTATCGTCAACGCCGAGATCTACACTGCCGTCCCAATTATGCGGATTACGCACACTGACCTTATCGGCCAGTTGCAAGAGCGCGCTGAATTCCGGTTCCATCTTGCCGTCCGGCAATCCTTCTGCCGGGATCATGCAGATAATCTCAGTTTTTACCGGCTCCTTGGCCCGGCTGTTAATCTCCATGAAAGCCTGCACATTACGCCGGACCACATCCCACTTGGCACCCTTGCGGATGGACTCAAATGCTGCGGGAGAACCGCCATCAATGCTGAAGCGGACTTGCGTAACCGCCCTACTGCGGCAGATTTGTTCGGAAACTTTCGGAGTCAACAACATACCGTTGGTCAAAAGACCGATGGCAACTGAAGAAGGGATAGATGGGCGGTAACGACGGATCACGGATAGCATTCCCGGTAAATCAGGATGAAGCAGGGTTTCCCCGCCGTTGTGCAGGTCGATGCGCCGCAAATTTTTAAATGATCCCGTTCCTAACTCCTGCATCACCTTTTCCAGCACCTCACGGGGCATGATCTTGCGTTCCTTAGAGTGATCAAGGGAACACCACTGACAACGCAGGTTGCAGGAGGAGTTAAATTCTAGATTTAGCAGGGTAATTGAATCCGCATGTGACATGGCGGACAGGTTACGCCAACTTGCGAACCTTTCAAAGTTTTTTATTCAACACACCCAAACAGCGTTCACGGGCAACAACCACTTTGGGATGCTCATCCGGCAGCAGCTTGGAATAAGTATCAAAAGCCCTGCGACAAAGTTCGGCAGCCTCTGCGTGGTCCCCGTGTTTTTCCTTGCAAAGGGCCACTCGGGTGCAACCATCGGCCACAGGAACGGATTCCTCGCCGTAAATGTCAATTGCTGACGAAAGCGCGGATTCATAAAGAGGCAGAGCCTCATTAAATTTATCCGAATGCATGAAGACATCGCCCAACCCAATCTGACATTTACTGATAATATTCCGGCTACATTCGTCAGTATCACAGACCATACCCAGCCCTTGCTTGAACAGGGCTTCAGCCTGCCAGTAATCTTCAGTGATCAGTGCCAGCTTTCCGGACTCATAAATATGTACTACCCCGACCTTCCCGGTCTCAATACCCTTAACCAGCGCGTCCATGGCTTCATCATAATCAAGATCATTTTTGGCCAACAATCCCAAATGAAAATATGCGTCAGCCTCACGGCGGGCATAGGCCTCTCTCTTCACCCCGGACTCTTTCGCAATCCGACCCCAAATGGCGCGGGCTTCTCCGGTATCACCGGAAGCAAGCATTGATTCAGCAGATTCAATTTCAGTCTCTGAAACCCAACCGCGCAAAATTTCCAATTGCTCGGCAAGACTGGAAATGGCTCTTAAGGAGTCAGCATACCCGGACTCAATAAAAAGCAAACGTTGTTCAGCCTCTTTCATGGCTGCGGACACCTTACGGAACTCAGGGGAATCCGCCTCACTTATAATTTGCAAATCCACCTTCAGCCCGTCAATCTTGTCCCGAAGATCTTCCTCGTACTTCTCCAAAGTAAACTTCCCGCGACCAGGCATATTGGGTTTAAGCACAGAAAAAACAACGATGAGTACGGCAATGCCCGCAACAGCAAAAGCCATAATTACAAGCTTACCTTCAGGGGTCACAGCCTCCCACCATTTGCCTGTCCTCTTCGCAGCAGCAAAGGCTTCCGGCACAAACGCCAACAGCAGACCGAGCAAAATCAAACAAACCGTCAGCGTGAACTTTCCAGCAGTAAGTATTTTCATAAGGCCACCCTCCTGCGGGCCGGGGATAATTCATCGCCTTAAATAATAACAGAGCAGGTTGGGGCGTCAACGGGAATTAAAAATTGCTATTCTGAATATTTCATTAAGATCTTTTCAACATCACCAAATTGCGTCGGCTTGGCCAGATAACCATTCATTCCTGCTGAAGTGAACTCTTCTTTATCTCCCGCCATAGCATATGCAGTGCAAGCGATAATTGGAATATCCTTAACTGCCTCACCGCCCTCTCCTGCCCGAATTCGTGAAGTAGCTTCAAGTCCATCCATTTTCGGCATCTGGATATCCATAAAGATCAAATCAAAGACCGCCTGTTGGGCATTAAGAATCTCCATAACCTCACACCCGTCATCGGCAACGGAGACATTACAGCCATGTTGCTCCAAAAAAATCTTAAGTGTAAGCTGGTTAACTTTTTCATCTTCAGCCACAAGAACATTAAATTTTTTAATAGAATGACTATCCGGAGCCCACAAAGTTTCAGCTACCGCCCCTGCTTGCTCAGCCTCATCTAGGTCCAGAAAGAAATAAACAGATGTCCCGACACCAACTTCACTGATAACCGAAAGACTCCCGCCCATTAACCCCAAGAGATTCTTCACAATTGCGAGTCCTAAACCTGCCCCCTCATAACTGCGGGCTTTGCTGGCATCTGCCTGGGTAAAAGAATTGAAAATTGATTCCAATTTGCTGTCCTCTATACCAATTCCCGAGTCGGAAACAGAAAACAAAATCCTATGCTTTCCTGCCTGATCTCTTTTTAATGGATATGCTTCTACAAACACTCCACCGACATCAGTAAATTTCAGCGCATTGCCAATCAAATTATTAAATATTTGATGTAATCTATTGCTGTCACCCAACAGTGTGTCCGGGACTTCTTTTGAAATGCTGAATTGCAAATCAACATTCTTCTGAACAGCAGCAGGCTTAAAAAGTGCGTGAACTGAATTTAGCACATCAGTCAGATCAAACTCAGCATTCACTACCTTCAAATGACCGGATTCAATCATGGTAATATCAAGAATATCGCTCAGCAACTGGGTCAACCGCTTGCAGGATTCCATTGCAAAATGATTATGCTTTTCCTGCTTCTGATTCAGCCCGCTTATGTGCATCAGTTGCAGCATCCCCATAATGCCGTTAAGAGGAGTCCGAATCTCGTGGGACATGTTTGCCAGAAATTCTGACTTTGCGGTGTTAGCGGTTTCAGCCTCCAGCCTTGCCGTGATGAGTTTTTCCTCAACTTTTTTCCGCTCTAAAACCAAAGTGATATTCTTACTAAACAAGGACAATATATCGATATCTTCATCCGACCATTGCCGATGTTTTAAGACAGAATCAAAGCCCACAAATCCCACGAGTCGATCATTGAAAAACATCGGTTCAATGAGAACAGACCATATTCCCTGAGCTGTCAGAACCTGCTTATCCGGCAGATCGTCAGGTAAAGCAGAGACATCCGGGATATAATATGGCTCCCAATTGCAAAGCTTTTTCCAGAGCAAAGATTCCGGTTCCTTTAAATCTATATTCTGTAATTTATGAATTTGCGGTTCTATCTTTTCGGCACACCATTCGTGCGTATTATCACAGATGGAAGTGTTACCACGCATAATAAAAATATAAGCCCGCCCCACTCCGGTAAAACGACAGACATCCTCCAAAGCCTTTGTCAGTCCGTCATCAATCCGATCAAGAGACACATTGAGAAAGTCAGAAGCTAATTTACTGACCAGATTTTCAAATACGATTCGTCTTGAGAGTGAATTTTCAGCTTCTTTTCTCTTAGTAATATTCAGTGCCGTAAAAGAAACTCCTTTGGACCAGTCATCAGAATCCAAGGGTTTTGAACTCAGTATTACGTGTATGATGCTCCCATCTTTACGTTTAAACCTTGTCTCAACACTGCCCGCACCTTTTTCTCTTATCTGGGCATACTTATACTTAGTCACGCGATTAAAATCATCATCACTGGGATAGACAAGACGTGAGGAAACGCCCACCATTTCGCCTCTGGAATATCCAGTCATCTCACAGAAAAAATCATTAACTTCATGAAAAACACGATCAACCACAACCCCGATACCTATGGGAGCGGCAGACAAGACTGTTTTCAACTGAATTTCCCTTGCTTCCAGCAATTCCTCTGTCTTTCTCTGCCTTCGTACAAACAACGTATATAAATAAAAAACAGCACCAGTAATTGAACCAAAAACAAATGGAACAGCAAATGATTGCGGAAGCAAAGGCCAGCCCATTAAATATTTCTGAGCAACTGAAAGCAGGCACAAGAGAACAGCCCCACATATAGCTGATAAGATGAAACGAAAGGCTGAAAACATACTTCCTCCAAATTAAATCATACCACCTATACGCTGAGTATTTCAACTATAACATTATTTAGTTTCTTTCGACTTAACCCAATATCAGTCAGTATCCGCACAAAAAACTAAAGCCCCGGTACAAATGTACCGGGGCTTTCATGTATCCAGATTTCAACTGCTGGCGATTAGTGCAGGATGTCACCAATTCGATCCCAGCGAACGGTCTTGGGACCACCCCAAGACCAGTAGATAATCCACGCCTTTCCTAAGATGTTCTCTCTGGGAACATTGCCCCAGAATCTGGAATCGTTAGATCCATCGCGGTTGTCACCCATTACGAAGTACTCGTTTTCGGGAATTACCCGGGGCGGCATGTTGTCGCGCAGCGTTGAAACGTGGGTGGTATCGGTGTACTGCACGTAAGGCTCGTTAAGCTCCTTACCGTTTACGAAGACCATCTTGTTCTTGATCTCCACAGTATCACCGGGTACGCCGATAACCCTTTTTATGTAGTCCTTACTGGTATCTCCGGGATATTTAAAGACAATGATGTCCTGATACTCCGGGTCACCCATGGGCACGATAACCTTCCCGGTAAAGGGAACTTTCACGCCGTAGGAAAATTTGCTTACCAGCAGATGATCTCCGATCTGGAGGGTCTGCAA
The nucleotide sequence above comes from Marinifilum sp. JC120. Encoded proteins:
- a CDS encoding radical SAM/SPASM domain-containing protein, whose protein sequence is MSHADSITLLNLEFNSSCNLRCQWCSLDHSKERKIMPREVLEKVMQELGTGSFKNLRRIDLHNGGETLLHPDLPGMLSVIRRYRPSIPSSVAIGLLTNGMLLTPKVSEQICRSRAVTQVRFSIDGGSPAAFESIRKGAKWDVVRRNVQAFMEINSRAKEPVKTEIICMIPAEGLPDGKMEPEFSALLQLADKVSVRNPHNWDGSVDLGVDDSGYQVIAEKRVGEVCFLLQKNLVILPEGKVTVCCNDLNERGVFGSILDNSLEELAAHPTRLEMIRAFKEGRKDEIELCRGCTGFYAP
- a CDS encoding tetratricopeptide repeat protein, coding for MKILTAGKFTLTVCLILLGLLLAFVPEAFAAAKRTGKWWEAVTPEGKLVIMAFAVAGIAVLIVVFSVLKPNMPGRGKFTLEKYEEDLRDKIDGLKVDLQIISEADSPEFRKVSAAMKEAEQRLLFIESGYADSLRAISSLAEQLEILRGWVSETEIESAESMLASGDTGEARAIWGRIAKESGVKREAYARREADAYFHLGLLAKNDLDYDEAMDALVKGIETGKVGVVHIYESGKLALITEDYWQAEALFKQGLGMVCDTDECSRNIISKCQIGLGDVFMHSDKFNEALPLYESALSSAIDIYGEESVPVADGCTRVALCKEKHGDHAEAAELCRRAFDTYSKLLPDEHPKVVVARERCLGVLNKKL
- a CDS encoding response regulator — its product is MFSAFRFILSAICGAVLLCLLSVAQKYLMGWPLLPQSFAVPFVFGSITGAVFYLYTLFVRRQRKTEELLEAREIQLKTVLSAAPIGIGVVVDRVFHEVNDFFCEMTGYSRGEMVGVSSRLVYPSDDDFNRVTKYKYAQIREKGAGSVETRFKRKDGSIIHVILSSKPLDSDDWSKGVSFTALNITKRKEAENSLSRRIVFENLVSKLASDFLNVSLDRIDDGLTKALEDVCRFTGVGRAYIFIMRGNTSICDNTHEWCAEKIEPQIHKLQNIDLKEPESLLWKKLCNWEPYYIPDVSALPDDLPDKQVLTAQGIWSVLIEPMFFNDRLVGFVGFDSVLKHRQWSDEDIDILSLFSKNITLVLERKKVEEKLITARLEAETANTAKSEFLANMSHEIRTPLNGIMGMLQLMHISGLNQKQEKHNHFAMESCKRLTQLLSDILDITMIESGHLKVVNAEFDLTDVLNSVHALFKPAAVQKNVDLQFSISKEVPDTLLGDSNRLHQIFNNLIGNALKFTDVGGVFVEAYPLKRDQAGKHRILFSVSDSGIGIEDSKLESIFNSFTQADASKARSYEGAGLGLAIVKNLLGLMGGSLSVISEVGVGTSVYFFLDLDEAEQAGAVAETLWAPDSHSIKKFNVLVAEDEKVNQLTLKIFLEQHGCNVSVADDGCEVMEILNAQQAVFDLIFMDIQMPKMDGLEATSRIRAGEGGEAVKDIPIIACTAYAMAGDKEEFTSAGMNGYLAKPTQFGDVEKILMKYSE
- the lepB gene encoding signal peptidase I, yielding MNPRWQSTVKEYIEALFIALILALFIRTFIVQAFKIPSGSMLQTLQIGDHLLVSKFSYGVKVPFTGKVIVPMGDPEYQDIIVFKYPGDTSKDYIKRVIGVPGDTVEIKNKMVFVNGKELNEPYVQYTDTTHVSTLRDNMPPRVIPENEYFVMGDNRDGSNDSRFWGNVPRENILGKAWIIYWSWGGPKTVRWDRIGDILH